In the Candidatus Binataceae bacterium genome, one interval contains:
- a CDS encoding response regulator, which produces MDRLLHATGWKVETFASAQEFLAHRKENIPSCLVLDVALPGLSGLDLQKRIQEANREIPIVFITGHKDVPTSVRAMKAGAVEFLVKPFSEEDLL; this is translated from the coding sequence TTGGATCGCCTCCTTCACGCGACCGGATGGAAAGTCGAGACTTTTGCTTCGGCGCAGGAGTTTTTAGCTCACCGAAAAGAAAATATTCCAAGCTGCCTGGTTCTGGATGTAGCTTTACCGGGTCTGAGCGGGCTCGATCTGCAGAAGCGAATTCAGGAGGCAAACCGAGAAATTCCCATCGTTTTTATTACAGGGCACAAAGACGTTCCAACATCCGTTCGTGCTATGAAGGCCGGCGCGGTCGAGTTTCTCGTGAAGCCGTTCTCTGAGGAGGATCTATTGGA